A window of Gadus chalcogrammus isolate NIFS_2021 chromosome 16, NIFS_Gcha_1.0, whole genome shotgun sequence contains these coding sequences:
- the hip1 gene encoding huntingtin-interacting protein 1 isoform X2 yields the protein MDLSKMAVSINKAINTQEVAVKEKHARTCILGTHHERGAHTFWAAANRLPLSSHAVLCWKFCHVFHKILRDGHPNVIKDSMRNKADLTDMSRMWGHLSEGYGKLCSVYLKLLITKMEFHIKNPRFPGNLQMSNRQLDEAGENDVNNFFQLTVEMFDYLELELNLFLGVFSSLDMSRSVSVTAAGQCRLAPLIQVILDCSHLYDYTVKLLFKLHSCLPADTLQGHRDRFQEQFKKLKSLFYRSSNLQYFKKLIQIPQLPENPPNFLRASALSEHISPVVVIPAESSSPESEHVVETEDLVDMEVPSQPAAVETKFDDLFGTSAATDPFNFNSQNGLRKDEKDRLIDQLTREIQALKDELESFRLESGRLCQALRGRVNELEAELAEQSHLRMQASGESEFLRAELDDLRRVREDTEKEQRSLTEIEKKAQANEQRYTKLKEKYTGLVQSHAELLRKNAEVTRQMTVARAAQDEVEEVKKEMQEMVKASQEASDTQEQQQLEQLQELQRELGSSRVELDALKTTMTSSQQSSEAQSVQLSTLETEKTQLAQSLTTKEAELTTLGEELQQAQSSLASERESGVKTAESLQNQLNEKESREQALESELGASRWASVQGAVLEAEKIIQDSLLQIHHPAHLSCTSSADYLVSRCQASLDCIDRLNSARESFQADSTGGSELVRAVTQCGHLVGDTIVQGSATSHMVPVEQAEALSEKVKACGAEALALLGPMREQETLSSADGSRLRDVLQGILATAEKLRPRGLELQQGELGDLVEQEMAATSAAVESAASRIEEMLNKSRAVDTGIKMEVNERILASCTELMQAIKALVLSSKDLQRDIVESGRGAASMKEFYVKNSRWTEGLISASKAVGWGATVMVDAADLVVQGKGKFEELMVCSHEIAASTAQLVAASKVKADKDSANLQRLQQASRGVAQATAGVVASTKSGKSQIEETDTMNFTSMTLTQIKRQEMDSQVLVLELETRLQKERERLGELRKKHYELAGVAEGWGQDDQGTG from the exons ATGGATCTCAGTAAAATG GCTGTCAGCATCAATAAAGCCATCAACACACAGGAGGTCGCCGTCAAAGAGAAGCATGCTCGGA cgtGCATCCTGGGAACGCACCATGAGAGGGGAGCCCACACCTTCTGGGCGGCGGCCAACCGCCTGCCGCTGTCCAGCCACGCCGTCCTCTGCTGGAAGTTCTGCCACGTCTTCCACAAGATCCTGCGCGACGGACACCCAAAC GTGATTAAGGATTCCATGAGGAACAAGGCTGATTTGACAGACATGAGCAGGATGTGG gGTCACCTCAGCGAAGGCTATGGGAAGCTGTGCAGCGTCTACCTCAAACTGCTCATCACCAAAATGGAGTTTCACATCAAA AACCCCCGTTTCCCAGGCAACCTGCAGATGTCCAACAGACAACTCGATGAGGCGGGAGAGAACGACGTTAACAACTT tTTCCAGCTGACagtggagatgtttgactacctggAGCTGGAGCTTAACCTCTTTCTTGGCG TCTTCAGCTCCCTGGACATGTCCCGGTCCGTGTCGGTGACAGCGGCGGGCCAGTGCCGGCTGGCTCCTCTGATCCAGGTCATCCTGGACTGCAGCCACCTGTACGACTACACCGTCAAGCTGCTCTTCAAACTGCACTCAT gcctgcCAGCAGACACACTCCAGGGCCACAGAGACCGTTTCCAGGAGCAGTTTAAGAA GTTAAAGAGTCTGTTCTACCGCTCCAGTAACCTGCAGTACTTCAAGAAGCTCATCCAGATCCCACAGTTACCGGAG AACCCTCCCAACTTCCTGCGTGCGTCGGCGCTCTCGGAGCACATCAGCCCGGTGGTGGTGATCCCGGCCGAGTCCTCCTCTCCAGAGTCCGAACACGTGGTGGAGACAGAGGACCTGGTGGACATGGAAGTCCCCTCACAGCCG GCTGCCGTTGAAACCAAGTTTGATGACCTGTTTGGCACCTCGGCCGCTACGGACCCCTTCAACTTCAACAGCCAGAACGGCCTGCGCAAGGACGAGAA agACCGTCTGATTGATCAGCTGACCAGGGAGATCCAGGCCCTTAAGGATGAGCTGGAGTCTTTTAGACTGGAg AGTGGCCGCCTGTGCCAGGCGCTGCGGGGGCGTGTCAAcgagctggaggcggagctggcGGAGCAGAGTCACCTGAGGATGCAGGCGTCGGGGGAGAGCGAGTTCCTGCGGGCGGAGCTGGACGACCTGCGGCGCGTCAGGGAGGACACGGAGAAGGAGCAGCGCAGCCTCACCGAGATCGAGA AAAAAGCCCAGGCTAACGAGCAGCGCTACACCAAGCTGAAGGAGAAGTACACAGGCCTCGTCCAGAGCCACGCGGAGCTGCTCCGAAAG aaCGCAGAGGTGACCCGGCAGATGACGGTGGCACGGGCTGCGCAggatgaggtagaggaggtgaagaaggagatGCAGGAGATGGTGAAGGCTTCCCAGGAGGCTTCAGACacacag gagcagcagcagctggagcagCTGCAGGAGCTCCAGAGAGAGCTGGGCTCCAGCAGGGTGGAGCTGGACGCCCTGAAGACCACCATGACGTCCTCCCAgcag TCAAGTGAAGCCCAGAGTGTGCAGCTGTCCACCCTGGAGACGGAGAAGACGCAGCTCGCCCAGTCCCTCACTACAAAGGAGGCGGAGCTCACTACCCTGGGGGAGGAGCTACAGCAGGCTCAGAGCTCACTGGCCAGCGAAAGGGAGAGTGGGGTGAAGACGGCAGAGTCCCTCCAGAACCAACTCAACGAGAAG GAGAGCCGAGAGCAGGCCCTGGAGAGCGAGCTGGGGGCGTCCCGCTGGGCCAGTGTCCAGGGGGCGGTGCTGGAGGCAGAGAAGATCATCCAGGACTCCCTGCTCCAGATCCATCACCCGGCCCACCTCAGCTGCACCAGCTCTGCAG ACTACTTGGTATCGAGATGTCAAGCCTCTCTGGACTGCATCGACAGACTGAACTCTGCCAGAGAGTCCTTCCAGGCAGACAGCACAG GAGGCTCGGAGCTGGTGCGCGCCGTGACTCAATGTGGCCACCTGGTGGGCGACACCATCGTCCAGGGAAGCGCCACCTCTCACATGGTCCCGGTGGAGCAGGCGGAAG CGCTGTCGGAGAAAGTCAAGGCGTGCGGGGCCGAGGCCCTGGCCCTTCTGGGGCCCATGCGGGAGCAGGAGACCCTGTCCTCCGCAGACGGCTCCAGGCTGCGGGACGTCCTGCAGGGCATTCTGGCCACGGCTGAG AAACTGCGTCCTCGGGGTCTAGAGCTGCAGCAGGGGGAGCTGGGAGATCTGGTGGAGCAGGAAATGGCAGCGACTTCTGCCGCGGTGGAATCGGCCGCTTCCAGGATAGAG GAAATGCTGAACAAGTCCCGGGCGGTCGACACCGGTATCAAGATGGAGGTGAACGAGAG GATCCTGGCTTCCTGTACAGAGCTGATGCAGGCCATCAAGGCCCTGGTGCTGTCCTCCAAGGACCTGCAGAGGGACATTGTTGAGAGTGGACGG ggggcggcGTCCATGAAGGAGTTCTATGTGAAGAACTCCCGCTGGACCGAGGGCCTCATCTCCGCCTCCAAGGCGGTGGGCTGGGGGGCCACAGTCATGGT AGATGCAGCAGACCTGGTGGTGCAAGGCAAGGGGAAGTTTGAGGAGCTGATGGTGTGCTCTCATGAGATCGCCGCTAGCACTGCGCAGCTAGTGGCCGCGTCCAAG GTGAAGGCGGACAAGGACAGCGCCAACCTGCAGCGCCTGCAGCAGGCCTCGCGGGGCGTGGCCCAGGCCACCGCCGGCGTGGTGGCCTCCACCAAGTCGGGGAAGTCTCAGATCGAGGAGACCG atAC
- the hip1 gene encoding huntingtin-interacting protein 1 isoform X1 produces the protein MDRVKNSMQQVPNAIPKVIRRSGGANSLELEKENFERGQAVSINKAINTQEVAVKEKHARTCILGTHHERGAHTFWAAANRLPLSSHAVLCWKFCHVFHKILRDGHPNVIKDSMRNKADLTDMSRMWGHLSEGYGKLCSVYLKLLITKMEFHIKNPRFPGNLQMSNRQLDEAGENDVNNFFQLTVEMFDYLELELNLFLGVFSSLDMSRSVSVTAAGQCRLAPLIQVILDCSHLYDYTVKLLFKLHSCLPADTLQGHRDRFQEQFKKLKSLFYRSSNLQYFKKLIQIPQLPENPPNFLRASALSEHISPVVVIPAESSSPESEHVVETEDLVDMEVPSQPAAVETKFDDLFGTSAATDPFNFNSQNGLRKDEKDRLIDQLTREIQALKDELESFRLESGRLCQALRGRVNELEAELAEQSHLRMQASGESEFLRAELDDLRRVREDTEKEQRSLTEIEKKAQANEQRYTKLKEKYTGLVQSHAELLRKNAEVTRQMTVARAAQDEVEEVKKEMQEMVKASQEASDTQEQQQLEQLQELQRELGSSRVELDALKTTMTSSQQSSEAQSVQLSTLETEKTQLAQSLTTKEAELTTLGEELQQAQSSLASERESGVKTAESLQNQLNEKESREQALESELGASRWASVQGAVLEAEKIIQDSLLQIHHPAHLSCTSSADYLVSRCQASLDCIDRLNSARESFQADSTGGSELVRAVTQCGHLVGDTIVQGSATSHMVPVEQAEALSEKVKACGAEALALLGPMREQETLSSADGSRLRDVLQGILATAEKLRPRGLELQQGELGDLVEQEMAATSAAVESAASRIEEMLNKSRAVDTGIKMEVNERILASCTELMQAIKALVLSSKDLQRDIVESGRGAASMKEFYVKNSRWTEGLISASKAVGWGATVMVDAADLVVQGKGKFEELMVCSHEIAASTAQLVAASKVKADKDSANLQRLQQASRGVAQATAGVVASTKSGKSQIEETDTMNFTSMTLTQIKRQEMDSQVLVLELETRLQKERERLGELRKKHYELAGVAEGWGQDDQGTG, from the exons GCTGTCAGCATCAATAAAGCCATCAACACACAGGAGGTCGCCGTCAAAGAGAAGCATGCTCGGA cgtGCATCCTGGGAACGCACCATGAGAGGGGAGCCCACACCTTCTGGGCGGCGGCCAACCGCCTGCCGCTGTCCAGCCACGCCGTCCTCTGCTGGAAGTTCTGCCACGTCTTCCACAAGATCCTGCGCGACGGACACCCAAAC GTGATTAAGGATTCCATGAGGAACAAGGCTGATTTGACAGACATGAGCAGGATGTGG gGTCACCTCAGCGAAGGCTATGGGAAGCTGTGCAGCGTCTACCTCAAACTGCTCATCACCAAAATGGAGTTTCACATCAAA AACCCCCGTTTCCCAGGCAACCTGCAGATGTCCAACAGACAACTCGATGAGGCGGGAGAGAACGACGTTAACAACTT tTTCCAGCTGACagtggagatgtttgactacctggAGCTGGAGCTTAACCTCTTTCTTGGCG TCTTCAGCTCCCTGGACATGTCCCGGTCCGTGTCGGTGACAGCGGCGGGCCAGTGCCGGCTGGCTCCTCTGATCCAGGTCATCCTGGACTGCAGCCACCTGTACGACTACACCGTCAAGCTGCTCTTCAAACTGCACTCAT gcctgcCAGCAGACACACTCCAGGGCCACAGAGACCGTTTCCAGGAGCAGTTTAAGAA GTTAAAGAGTCTGTTCTACCGCTCCAGTAACCTGCAGTACTTCAAGAAGCTCATCCAGATCCCACAGTTACCGGAG AACCCTCCCAACTTCCTGCGTGCGTCGGCGCTCTCGGAGCACATCAGCCCGGTGGTGGTGATCCCGGCCGAGTCCTCCTCTCCAGAGTCCGAACACGTGGTGGAGACAGAGGACCTGGTGGACATGGAAGTCCCCTCACAGCCG GCTGCCGTTGAAACCAAGTTTGATGACCTGTTTGGCACCTCGGCCGCTACGGACCCCTTCAACTTCAACAGCCAGAACGGCCTGCGCAAGGACGAGAA agACCGTCTGATTGATCAGCTGACCAGGGAGATCCAGGCCCTTAAGGATGAGCTGGAGTCTTTTAGACTGGAg AGTGGCCGCCTGTGCCAGGCGCTGCGGGGGCGTGTCAAcgagctggaggcggagctggcGGAGCAGAGTCACCTGAGGATGCAGGCGTCGGGGGAGAGCGAGTTCCTGCGGGCGGAGCTGGACGACCTGCGGCGCGTCAGGGAGGACACGGAGAAGGAGCAGCGCAGCCTCACCGAGATCGAGA AAAAAGCCCAGGCTAACGAGCAGCGCTACACCAAGCTGAAGGAGAAGTACACAGGCCTCGTCCAGAGCCACGCGGAGCTGCTCCGAAAG aaCGCAGAGGTGACCCGGCAGATGACGGTGGCACGGGCTGCGCAggatgaggtagaggaggtgaagaaggagatGCAGGAGATGGTGAAGGCTTCCCAGGAGGCTTCAGACacacag gagcagcagcagctggagcagCTGCAGGAGCTCCAGAGAGAGCTGGGCTCCAGCAGGGTGGAGCTGGACGCCCTGAAGACCACCATGACGTCCTCCCAgcag TCAAGTGAAGCCCAGAGTGTGCAGCTGTCCACCCTGGAGACGGAGAAGACGCAGCTCGCCCAGTCCCTCACTACAAAGGAGGCGGAGCTCACTACCCTGGGGGAGGAGCTACAGCAGGCTCAGAGCTCACTGGCCAGCGAAAGGGAGAGTGGGGTGAAGACGGCAGAGTCCCTCCAGAACCAACTCAACGAGAAG GAGAGCCGAGAGCAGGCCCTGGAGAGCGAGCTGGGGGCGTCCCGCTGGGCCAGTGTCCAGGGGGCGGTGCTGGAGGCAGAGAAGATCATCCAGGACTCCCTGCTCCAGATCCATCACCCGGCCCACCTCAGCTGCACCAGCTCTGCAG ACTACTTGGTATCGAGATGTCAAGCCTCTCTGGACTGCATCGACAGACTGAACTCTGCCAGAGAGTCCTTCCAGGCAGACAGCACAG GAGGCTCGGAGCTGGTGCGCGCCGTGACTCAATGTGGCCACCTGGTGGGCGACACCATCGTCCAGGGAAGCGCCACCTCTCACATGGTCCCGGTGGAGCAGGCGGAAG CGCTGTCGGAGAAAGTCAAGGCGTGCGGGGCCGAGGCCCTGGCCCTTCTGGGGCCCATGCGGGAGCAGGAGACCCTGTCCTCCGCAGACGGCTCCAGGCTGCGGGACGTCCTGCAGGGCATTCTGGCCACGGCTGAG AAACTGCGTCCTCGGGGTCTAGAGCTGCAGCAGGGGGAGCTGGGAGATCTGGTGGAGCAGGAAATGGCAGCGACTTCTGCCGCGGTGGAATCGGCCGCTTCCAGGATAGAG GAAATGCTGAACAAGTCCCGGGCGGTCGACACCGGTATCAAGATGGAGGTGAACGAGAG GATCCTGGCTTCCTGTACAGAGCTGATGCAGGCCATCAAGGCCCTGGTGCTGTCCTCCAAGGACCTGCAGAGGGACATTGTTGAGAGTGGACGG ggggcggcGTCCATGAAGGAGTTCTATGTGAAGAACTCCCGCTGGACCGAGGGCCTCATCTCCGCCTCCAAGGCGGTGGGCTGGGGGGCCACAGTCATGGT AGATGCAGCAGACCTGGTGGTGCAAGGCAAGGGGAAGTTTGAGGAGCTGATGGTGTGCTCTCATGAGATCGCCGCTAGCACTGCGCAGCTAGTGGCCGCGTCCAAG GTGAAGGCGGACAAGGACAGCGCCAACCTGCAGCGCCTGCAGCAGGCCTCGCGGGGCGTGGCCCAGGCCACCGCCGGCGTGGTGGCCTCCACCAAGTCGGGGAAGTCTCAGATCGAGGAGACCG atAC